The DNA segment AAGTACGCCTTGCCTGCGCAGGCGGCGCCCTGCGCGAGATGGTCGAAGGCATCGAAGTGCGCCTGCGCGGCGTTGTCGATGTAGGTGGTGTCGACGTGGTTCTCGCCGCTGCCGACGATGCGCAGCCGGCCGGTGCGCGCACGCGATACCAGGCGCGGCAGGATCTGGTGGTCGCCTGGGCCCCAGATCAGGCGCGGGCGCAGCGCGACCGTCGCCAGCGAAGCCTCGTTGGCGGCGAGCACGGCTTTCTCGGCGATCGTCTTGGTGGTCGCGTACGGCGCCTTGAAGCCTTCGCCGTAGGGCACGTCGGCGGCGGTGCCGCCTTCGACCGGATGCGTGGCGCGGTGGGTCACGCTGGGCGTGGAGGTATAGACCAGCCGGCCGATGCCGTGCGCGCGGCAGGCATCGAGCACATTTTGCGTGCCGACCACGTTGGCGTCGTGGTAGCTGCGGTAGCTGCCCCACGCACCGGCCTTGGCGGCGTTGTGGAAGATCGCATCGACGCCATCGGCGGCATGCCGCACCGCGTGCGCATCGGCGAGATCGCCCTGCACCTGGCCCACGCCGAGTTCGCGCAATGCCGGGTAGTAGCCGCGATTGAGGCTGATGACCTCGTGCCCGCGCTCGACCAGGCCACGGCACAGCGCCTGACCGAGGAATCCACCGCCGCCGGTGACGAGGATCTTCATGCGTGTTGCTCCTGTTGCGTGGCGGCCCACACGGCCAGCGTCTCGCGGCCGATCTTGGCGTTGTGGCGGATGTCGACGGGAAAGCCCGGGTGCGGCAGGAACACGCCGATGCGTGCGGTCTGCGGAAGGCGTGCGCCGATCTCGCGCAGTTCGGCTTCGATGCGCACGCGATCGGCGACCACGCCGGGCATCAGCTCGTAGCACAGCACCGGCCGCTGCCGGCCGGTCTCGCCCACGCCGACCAGCGCGGTGCGGCGGACCTGTGGATGCGTGTTGAATACGGGCTCGACCTGCTCGGTGTAGAGCGGACCGTCGGCGGTTTCCACGCGCTGCGTCTTGCGCCCGCAGAACCACAGTCGGCCTTCGCCATCGAACCAGCCCACGTCGCCCATGCGATGCACGATGCGCTCGCCACCGTCGGGCAGCGCTTCGCGGATCTTGGCGATGCGCGTGGCGGCATCGCGGCGGAAATAGGTATCGGTGGCGGTGGGGCCGGCGACAGTGATCTCGCCGACCTCGCCATCGGGCACGACGTCGACGTCGCGCCAGTCGGCGATCGGCGCATCGACGATGCGGATGATGCGGACCTCGTTCGGCGGCACGGCGCGGCCGACGCAGGTGCCGGCACCGGCTTCGGTCGCCGCGCGCGTGGATTCCAGCTCGCGGCCTTCGATGACGGCAACGGGCAGGCACTCGGTCGCGCCGTACGGCGTCCAGAACTGCGCATCCTCGGGAAGCAGCGTGCGGATCTTCGCCACGGTATCGGGCGGCACCGGCGCACCCGCGGACGTCACGCGCTGCACGGTGGGCAGCGGTGCGCCGTGGTCGGCGAGCACCTTCATCAACGCCGGCGAGCCGAACAGCTGGGTGACGCCGAAGCGCGCGATGGCCACGTGCAGCTTGTTCGGGTCGGCACTCGCGGGCCGGGTGGGATCCATGTCGGGGATCACCGAGGTCAGCCCCAGCGCAGGATCGAACAGCGCGAACGGCGGGAAGGTCGGCAGGTCCACGCC comes from the Pseudoxanthomonas sp. YR558 genome and includes:
- the oleC gene encoding olefin beta-lactone synthetase, translated to MTDPCNIAASLPRLAREQPDRVAMRCPDGAGRYTRELTYAQLDARSDAIAAGLGAYGIGRGSRTVVMVRPTPEFFLLMFALFKAGAVPVLVDPGIDRRALKQCLDEAEPEAFIGIPLAQVARRVLGWARSAKKIVTVGTRWAWGGTTLAKIEARGSGAGPQLADTSPDDVAGILFTSGSTGVPKGVVYRHRHFVAQIELLRNAFGMQPGGVDLPTFPPFALFDPALGLTSVIPDMDPTRPASADPNKLHVAIARFGVTQLFGSPALMKVLADHGAPLPTVQRVTSAGAPVPPDTVAKIRTLLPEDAQFWTPYGATECLPVAVIEGRELESTRAATEAGAGTCVGRAVPPNEVRIIRIVDAPIADWRDVDVVPDGEVGEITVAGPTATDTYFRRDAATRIAKIREALPDGGERIVHRMGDVGWFDGEGRLWFCGRKTQRVETADGPLYTEQVEPVFNTHPQVRRTALVGVGETGRQRPVLCYELMPGVVADRVRIEAELREIGARLPQTARIGVFLPHPGFPVDIRHNAKIGRETLAVWAATQQEQHA
- the oleD gene encoding 2-alkyl-3-oxoalkanoate reductase, producing MKILVTGGGGFLGQALCRGLVERGHEVISLNRGYYPALRELGVGQVQGDLADAHAVRHAADGVDAIFHNAAKAGAWGSYRSYHDANVVGTQNVLDACRAHGIGRLVYTSTPSVTHRATHPVEGGTAADVPYGEGFKAPYATTKTIAEKAVLAANEASLATVALRPRLIWGPGDHQILPRLVSRARTGRLRIVGSGENHVDTTYIDNAAQAHFDAFDHLAQGAACAGKAYFISNGEPWPMRKLLNALLETAGAPRVDKHLSFKAAYRVGAVCETLWTVLPLKGEPPMTRFLAEQLATAHWYDMAPARRDFGYVPRVSMEEGFARLQAWLRDHPV